One region of Sphingomonas sp. OV641 genomic DNA includes:
- a CDS encoding IS66 family transposase — protein MSEAPVSPADATARIAALEASLARANAALAARDLLIDTLRGQIARLRRMQFGASSEKLGREIEQLELALEELETERDAPGPEMVDPGVAVRPVPVRSLPGHLPREEVVHEPASGACTCPDCGGALRALGLDTHEMLDIVPVRWRVVRNVRPKYSCRVCEKIVQAPAPVSAVARGKATFATLAHVVVSKFDHHLPLYRQAEMMAAQGIDIDRSTLASWTGQAAALLDPIVSRIRDEVLKADKIHADDTPVPVLDPGRGKTATGRLWVYAADDQASGSTAPRATWYRFTPDRTAAHPLSHLAGFRNFLQADAYAGYDGLYRGGVTEVACWAHFRRKVFDLHERSPTPLTTDILERIGTLYAVEAEVRGQPPDVRWRARQEKSRPLVDALREVLDASLRRLSSRSDMARAIAYGTKRWLALSRFLGDGRLEIDNNIAERALRGVAVGRRNWLFAGSRAGGERAAAIYTIIQTCKANGVDPPAYIADVIAKVAGDWPASRWDELMPWNWSPEPARLAA, from the coding sequence GTGTCGGAAGCGCCTGTTTCCCCTGCTGATGCGACCGCGCGGATCGCCGCGCTGGAGGCTTCGCTCGCCCGGGCCAATGCCGCGCTTGCCGCCCGCGACCTGCTCATCGATACGCTGCGCGGACAGATCGCGCGGCTGCGGCGAATGCAGTTCGGCGCGTCGTCCGAAAAGCTGGGGCGCGAGATTGAGCAACTCGAACTGGCGCTGGAGGAACTCGAGACCGAGCGCGATGCGCCTGGGCCTGAGATGGTTGACCCTGGCGTGGCGGTTCGGCCGGTGCCCGTCCGCAGTCTGCCCGGACATCTGCCGCGCGAGGAGGTCGTCCACGAGCCGGCGTCGGGTGCCTGCACCTGCCCGGACTGTGGCGGTGCGTTGCGCGCGCTCGGCTTGGACACACACGAGATGCTCGACATTGTGCCGGTGCGCTGGCGCGTCGTGCGCAACGTCCGCCCCAAATACAGTTGCCGGGTATGCGAGAAGATTGTCCAGGCACCCGCACCGGTGAGCGCTGTGGCCAGAGGCAAGGCGACCTTCGCGACGCTGGCGCACGTCGTCGTCTCCAAGTTCGACCACCATCTGCCGCTCTACCGCCAGGCCGAAATGATGGCAGCGCAAGGTATCGACATCGACCGCTCGACATTGGCGAGCTGGACCGGACAGGCCGCAGCACTTCTCGACCCCATCGTCAGCCGCATCCGCGACGAGGTGCTCAAGGCCGACAAGATCCATGCCGACGACACGCCGGTGCCGGTGCTCGACCCCGGCCGGGGCAAGACCGCGACTGGCCGGTTATGGGTGTACGCGGCCGACGACCAGGCATCCGGCAGCACGGCGCCGCGCGCGACCTGGTATCGCTTCACGCCAGACCGCACCGCCGCGCACCCGCTGTCTCATCTCGCCGGCTTCCGCAACTTCCTGCAGGCGGATGCCTATGCCGGTTATGACGGACTGTATCGGGGTGGCGTCACCGAGGTGGCATGCTGGGCACATTTCCGGCGCAAGGTCTTCGACCTGCACGAACGGTCGCCTACACCGCTGACCACCGATATCCTCGAGCGGATCGGCACGCTTTACGCTGTCGAGGCCGAGGTCCGTGGCCAACCACCCGACGTGCGATGGCGAGCCCGACAGGAGAAAAGTCGACCGCTGGTCGACGCCTTGCGCGAGGTGCTCGACGCCAGCTTGCGCCGCCTGTCGTCGAGGTCCGACATGGCAAGGGCCATCGCCTATGGCACGAAACGCTGGCTAGCGCTGTCGCGCTTCCTGGGTGATGGTCGCCTGGAGATCGACAACAATATCGCGGAGCGTGCGCTGCGCGGTGTCGCGGTCGGACGCCGCAACTGGCTGTTCGCCGGTTCGCGCGCAGGCGGCGAGCGGGCCGCGGCCATCTACACCATCATCCAGACGTGCAAGGCGAACGGCGTCGACCCA
- the tnpB gene encoding IS66 family insertion sequence element accessory protein TnpB (TnpB, as the term is used for proteins encoded by IS66 family insertion elements, is considered an accessory protein, since TnpC, encoded by a neighboring gene, is a DDE family transposase.) — translation MSPVPVPLPTRVFLACGVTDMRKGFDGLAVLVQQVLAQNPHSGGLFAFRGKRGHLVKLLWFDGQGLCLFSKRLDRGRFVWPVTATGTVTLTPAQLSMLLEGIDWRRPERTFTPTLAG, via the coding sequence ATGAGCCCGGTGCCAGTGCCGTTGCCGACGCGGGTGTTCCTGGCGTGCGGCGTGACCGACATGCGCAAGGGGTTCGATGGCTTGGCGGTGCTGGTGCAGCAGGTGCTGGCGCAGAACCCGCATTCGGGTGGCTTGTTCGCGTTCCGTGGCAAGCGGGGGCATCTGGTCAAGCTGCTGTGGTTCGACGGCCAGGGGCTTTGCCTGTTTTCCAAGAGGCTCGACCGTGGCCGTTTCGTCTGGCCAGTGACAGCGACCGGCACGGTGACGCTGACGCCAGCGCAATTGTCGATGCTGCTGGAAGGCATCGACTGGCGGCGCCCCGAGCGGACGTTCACGCCGACGCTGGCAGGGTAG
- a CDS encoding transposase: MTGRMEVVGRVSGRRRWSDTEKLEILAEAFRPGGRVCDVIAHREVSSSLIYTWRKQLREGKLAGAMPSLPVFAEVQVAELTPPAPQPAPYPSGLIQIELPGGVRVSVDAGVDADVLARVLSVLR; the protein is encoded by the coding sequence ATGACTGGTCGGATGGAGGTGGTTGGCCGGGTGTCAGGCCGGCGCCGATGGTCGGACACGGAGAAGCTGGAGATCCTGGCGGAGGCGTTCCGACCGGGGGGTCGGGTCTGCGATGTCATCGCGCATCGCGAGGTATCGAGCAGCCTGATCTACACGTGGCGCAAGCAGCTGCGCGAAGGCAAGTTGGCCGGGGCGATGCCGTCGCTGCCGGTATTTGCCGAGGTACAGGTGGCGGAACTGACGCCGCCAGCGCCACAGCCGGCGCCATATCCATCGGGGCTCATCCAGATCGAGTTGCCGGGCGGCGTGCGGGTGAGTGTCGACGCAGGCGTGGATGCAGATGTGCTTGCACGGGTTTTGTCGGTGCTGCGATGA